The Vicia villosa cultivar HV-30 ecotype Madison, WI linkage group LG1, Vvil1.0, whole genome shotgun sequence genome includes a region encoding these proteins:
- the LOC131620650 gene encoding dehydration-responsive element-binding protein 1F-like has product MNKRKDGRKKFHETRHPIYKGVRQRNGKWVCELRQPNNKTRRVWLGTFSHPDMAAKAYDVAALAFRGEAASLNFPNSATSLPRLDSQTSSIRSIQFAAVKAGERHFSSCESSEPFFAEVAENGSESLDSGGLFWDEEEVFNMPGLINSMAEGLVMTPPALQRGFNWVDGETTMDLTLWKN; this is encoded by the coding sequence atgaataaaagaaaagatgGAAGGAAGAAGTTCCATGAGACACGACACCCAATATACAAAGGTGTAAGACAAAGAAACGGAAAATGGGTGTGTGAGCTACGACAACCTAACAACAAAACACGTCGTGTTTGGCTTGGAACATTTTCTCACCCCGACATGGCAGCTAAAGCTTATGATGTTGCAGCTTTAGCTTTTAGAGGTGAAGCTGCTTCCTTAAATTTTCCTAACTCAGCTACCTCTTTGCCGCGTCTTGATTCACAAACTTCTTCTATTAGGTCTATTCAGTTTGCCGCGGTGAAAGCGGGTGAGAGACACTTCTCGTCTTGTGAGAGCTCTGAACCATTCTTTGCTGAGGTCGCTGAGAATGGTTCAGAGTCTTTAGATTCTGGAGGGTTGTTTTGGGATGAGGAGGAGGTTTTCAACATGCCGGGATTGATAAACAGTATGGCGGAAGGGTTGGTTATGACACCACCGGCGTTGCAGAGAGGGTTCAATTGGGTTGATGGGGAAACTACCATGGACTTAACTTTATGGAAAAATTGA